In the genome of Vicia villosa cultivar HV-30 ecotype Madison, WI linkage group LG7, Vvil1.0, whole genome shotgun sequence, one region contains:
- the LOC131619512 gene encoding probable cytosolic oligopeptidase A, whose amino-acid sequence MTITNTPSEVLNDGFYLVLSASPNERENMMLDKFVIPNYSVLFFQILNNINDFISNSLKKIITTHFEPKQFNKSHPCPLWSSSFLFCMDASVLTDVVVEGENPILQPFVFPPYDVVEAKHVRPAIRTLLNKLERDLEELERTVEPSWPKLVEPFEKIVDRLDVVWGMISHLKAVKDNADLRSAIDDVQEEKVKFQVRLGQSKPIYNAFKAIKESPDWKILSDSRKRIVENQIKEAVLSGVSLEDDKRQRFSEIEQDLERLTEKFRENILDATKQFEKLIKDKKEIEGLPATALGLAAQTAASKGHENATAENGPWVITLDNPSYFAVMLHARNSSLREELYRANITQASSGDFDNTGLIEQILKLRLEKAKLLNYNNFAELSMATKMATVDKAEELIEKLRRASWDAAVQELEDLKKFTKDQGALEADDLTHWDNWFWSERLRESKYDINEDELRPFFSLPNVMNGLFDLAKTLFGIEVEPADGLAPVWDKDVKFFRVKDSSGSPIAYFYFDPYSRPFEKSQGAWMDRVVSRSRVLSPDGTSSRLPVAQLVCNQTPPVGSKPSLMTFSEVETVFHEFGHVLQHILTKEDEGLVSGNRGIELDAIELPSQFMENWCYHKETLMGIAKHFETGEALSEEVYLKIVAARTFCVASQSLQQLNIATVDLEVHTKYVPGGPESIHDFYHRISKKNLVTPRLPEDRFLCKDFHMFGGGYAAGFYSYKWAEVLSADAFSAFEDAGLDDKKAVIEMGRKFRETVLALGGGKPALEVFVQFRGREPTPDALLRHNGIVATH is encoded by the exons ATGACCATTACCAATACACCAAGTGAAGTTCTCAATGACGGTTTTTATCTCGTGCTTAGCGCTAGCCCAAATGAAAGAGAAAACATGATGCTTGATAAATTTGTTATTCCTAATTACTCTG ttttattttttcaaattttgaatAACATTAATGATTTTATTTCAAattcattaaagaaaataattactaCCCATTTTGAACCCAAACAATTCAATAAATCCCATCCTTGTCCTCTCTGGTCCTCTTCATTTCTCTTCTGCATGGATGCTTCTGTGCTAACCGACGTTGTCGTTGAAGGCGAGAATCCTATTCTCCAGCCATTTGTGTTTCCGCCTTACGATGTTGTTGAAGCCAAACACGTGCGACCTGCCATTCGTACCCTTCTTAATAAACTG GAACGTGATTTAGAGGAACTTGAAAGGACTGTGGAACCTTCATGGCCTAAATTGGTAGAACCATTCGAGAAAATTGTGGACCGGTTGGATGTTGTTTGGGGTATGATCAGTCATCTTAAAGCTGTTAAGGATAATGCTGATCTCCGTTCAGCCATTGACGATGTTCAG GAAGAAAAAGTTAAGTTTCAGGTTAGACTGGGCCAAAGCAAGCCTATTTATAACGCATTCAAAGCTATTAAAGAGTCTCCTGATTGGAAGATACTTAGTGATTCTCGCAAGAGAATTGTTGAAA ACCAAATAAAGGAGGCAGTTCTTAGTGGTGTTTCTCTTGAAGATGATAAAAGACAACGGTTTAGCGAAATTGAACAA GATCTGGAAAGATTAACAGAAAAATTTCGGGAGAACATTCTAGATGCAACCAAACAGTTTGAAAAGCTCATTAAAGATAAGAAAGAGATTGAAGGATTACCTGCTACTGCTCTTGGGTTGGCTGCACAAACTGCAGCATCCAAG GGGCATGAAAATGCCACCGCTGAGAACGGGCCATGGGTAATTACATTGGATAATCCAAGTTATTTTGCTGTAATGCTACATGCTCGCAATAGTTCTTTGCGCGAGGAACTCTACCGTGCGAATATAACACAAGCATCTAGTGGAGATTTTGATAATACTGGACTAATTGAGCAAATTTTAAAGCTTAGGTTGGAAAAGGCCAAGCTTCTCAACTACAATAACTTTGCTGAG CTTAGCATGGCAACCAAAATGGCAACTGTTGATAAAGCAGAAGAACTTATAGAAAAGCTTCGTAGAGCCTCCTGGGATGCTGCAGTACAAG AACTGGAAGACCTTAAGAAATTCACAAAAGACCAGGGTGCATTGGAAGCTGATGATTTGACACATTGGGACAATTGGTTTTGGAGTGAGAGGCTTCGTGAATCAAAATATGACATTAACGAG GACGAACTGCGTCCGTTTTTCTCATTGCCAAATGTTATGAATGGCCTCTTTGACCTTGCAAAAACACTTTTTGGCATTGAAGTTGAGCCAGCTGATGGTCTAGCTCCG GTTTGGGATAAAGATGTTAAGTTCTTTCGTGTTAAAGATTCTTCAGGTAGTCCAATTGCGTATTTTTATTTTGATCCCTATAGtcgtccttttgaaaaaagtcaaGGCGCATGGATGGATCGGGTTGTTTCTCGTAGTCGTGTACTGTCACCAGATGGTACCTCATCAAGGTTGCCTGTTGCTCAATTGGTGTGCAATCAAACACCTCCAGTAGGAAGCAAGCCAAGTTTAATGACATTCTCTGAG GTTGAGACTGTATTCCATGAATTCGGTCACGTACTTCAACATATACTTACTAAGGAAGATGAGGGTCTAGTTTCTGGTAATAGGGGAATAGAGTTGGATGCTATTGAATTACCTTCTCAGTTTATGGAAAACTGGTGTTACCATAA agaGACTTTAATGGGCATTGCTAAACATTTTGAAACTGGGGAGGCTCTTTCAGAAGAAGTATATTTGAAGATTGTTGCTGCTAGAACTTTTTGTGTTGCTTCTCAAAGTCTTCAACAG TTAAATATTGCAACTGTAGATCTGGAAGTCCATACAAAATATGTTCCTGGAGGACCAGAGTCCATCCATGATTTTTACCATAGAATATCCAAGAAAAATCTAGTGACTCCTCGATTGCCAGAGGATAGGTTCCTTTGCAAGGATTTTCATATGTTTGGAG GTGGATATGCAGCTGGATTCTACAGCTACAAG TGGGCTGAAGTGTTGTCTGCAGATGCTTTCTCTGCGTTTGAGGATGCAGGATTGGATGATAAAAAG GCTGTTATAGAAATGGGTCGCAAATTCCGGGAGACTGTTCTTGCTCTTGGAGGTGGCAAACCAGCACTGGAG GTGTTTGTGCAATTCCGTGGGAGAGAACCAACACCAGATGCTTTGCTCAGACACAATGGCATTGTTGCAACTCATTGA
- the LOC131621002 gene encoding uncharacterized protein LOC131621002 gives MKKRARAVSDESPIRTIACLKKIDDIKHFEETDDCFILGFDPTESTPNKDDNVSSKLLIKDADDDICVLAEKGQMLGFGPGKIEVCHWFYENQRVLEPWAAHR, from the exons ATGAAGAAGAGGGCCAGGGCAGTTTCAGACGAAAGTCCGATCAGGACTATCGCTTGTCTAAAAAAAATCGACGACATCAAACATTTCGAGGAAACTGATGATTGTTTCATCCTAGGATTCGATCCTACCGAATCTACTCCCAACAAAGACGATAATGTTTCCTCTAAACTTCTCATTAAAGACGCTGATGATGATATCTGTGTTCTTGCTGAAAAGGGCCAG ATGCTTGGTTTTGGACCAGGAAAAATCGAAGTGTGTCACTGGTTTTACGAGAATCAGAGAGTGTTGGAACCATGGGCCGCCCaccgttaa